A section of the Papio anubis isolate 15944 chromosome 16, Panubis1.0, whole genome shotgun sequence genome encodes:
- the FLRT3 gene encoding leucine-rich repeat transmembrane protein FLRT3, producing the protein MISPAWSIFLIGTKIGLFLQVAPLSVMAKSCPSVCRCDAGFIYCNDRFLTSIPTGIPEDATTLYLQNNQINNAGIPSDLKNLLKVERIYLYHNSLDEFPTNLPKYVKELHLQENNIRTITYDSLSKIPYLEELHLDDNSVSAVSIEEGAFRDSNYLRLLFLSRNHLSTIPWGLPRTIEELRLDDNRISTISSPSLQGLTSLKRLVLDGNLLNNHGLGDKVFFNLVNLTELSLVRNSLTAAPVNLPGTNLRKLYLQDNHINRVPPNAFSYLRQLYRLDMSNNNLSNLPQGIFDDLDNITQLILRNNPWYCGCKMKWVRDWLQSLPVKVNVRGLMCQAPEKVRGMAIKDLNAELFDCKDSGIVSTIQITTAIPNTVYPAQGQWPAPVTKQPDIKNPKLTKDHQTTGSPSRKTITITVKSVTSDTIHISWKLALPMTALRLSWLKLGHSPAFGSITETIVTGERSEYLVTALEPDSPYKVCMVPMETSNLYLFDETPVCIETETAPLRMYNPTTTLNREQEKEPYKNPNLPLAAIIGGAVALVTIALLALVCWYVHRNGSLFSRNCAYSKGRRRKDDYAEAGTKKDNSILEIRETSFQMLPISNEPISKEEFVIHTIFPPNGMNLYKNNHSESSSNRSYRDSGIPDSDHSHS; encoded by the coding sequence ATGATCAGCCCAGCCTGGAGCATCTTCCTCATCGGGACTAAAATTGGGCTGTTCCTTCAAGTAGCACCTCTATCAGTTATGGCTAAATCCTGTCCATCTGTGTGTCGCTGCGATGCGGGTTTCATTTACTGTAATGATCGCTTTCTGACATCCATTCCAACAGGAATACCAGAGGATGCTACAACTCTCTACCTTCAGAACAAccaaataaataatgctgggattCCTTCAGATTTGAAAAACTTGCTGAAAGTAGAAAGAATATACCTATACCACAACAGTTTAGATGAATTTCCTACCAACCTCCCAAAGTATGTAAAAGAGTTACATTTGCAAGAAAATAACATAAGGACTATCACTTATGATTCACTTTCAAAAATTCCTTATCTGGAAGAATTACATTTAGATGACAACTCTGTCTCTGCAGTTAGCATAGAAGAGGGAGCATTCCGAGACAGCAACTATCTCCGACTGCTTTTCCTGTCCCGCAACCACCTTAGCACAATTCCCTGGGGTTTGCCCAGGACTATAGAAGAACTACGCTTGGATGATAATCGCATATCCACAATTTCATCACCATCTCTTCAAGGTCTCACTAGTCTAAAACGCCTGGTTCTAGATGGAAACCTGTTGAACAACCATGGTTTAGGTGACAAAGTTTTCTTCAACCTAGTTAATTTAACAGAGCTGTCCCTGGTGCGGAATTCCCTGACTGCTGCACCAGTAAACCTTCCAGGCACAAACCTGAGGAAGCTTTATCTTCAAGATAACCACATCAATCGGGTGCccccaaatgctttttcttatcTAAGGCAGCTCTATCGACTGGATATGTCCAATAATAACCTAAGTAATTTACCTCAGGGTATCTTTGATGATTTGGACAATATAACACAACTGATTCTTCGCAACAATCCCTGGTATTGCGGGTGCAAGATGAAATGGGTACGTGACTGGTTACAATCATTACCTGTGAAGGTCAATGTGCGTGGGCTTATGTGCCAAGCCCCAGAAAAAGTTCGTGGGATGGCTATTAAGGATCTCAATGCAGAACTGTTTGATTGTAAGGACAGTGGGATTGTAAGCACCATTCAGATAACCACTGCAATACCCAACACAGTGTATCCTGCCCAAGGACAGTGGCCAGCTCCAGTGACCAAACAGCCAGATATTAAGAACCCCAAGCTCACCAAGGATCACCAAACCACAGGGAGTCCCTCaagaaaaacaattacaattaCTGTGAAATCTGTCACCTCTGATACAATTCATATCTCTTGGAAACTTGCTCTACCTATGACTGCTTTGAGACTCAGCTGGCTTAAACTGGGCCATAGCCCAGCATTTGGATCTATAACAGAAACAATTGTAACAGGGGAACGCAGTGAGTACTTGGTCACAGCCCTGGAGCCTGATTCACCCTATAAAGTATGCATGGTTCCCATGGAAACCAGTAACCTCTACCTATTTGATGAAACTCCTGTTTGTATTGAGACTGAAACTGCACCCCTTCGAATGTACAACCCTACAACCACCCTCAAtcgagagcaagagaaagaaccTTACAAAAACCCCAATTTACCTTTGGCTGCCATCATTGGTGGAGCTGTGGCCCTGGTTACCATTGCCCTTCTTGCTTTAGTGTGTTGGTATGTTCATAGGAATGGATCGCTTTTCTCAAGGAACTGTGCGTATAGCaaagggaggagaagaaaggatgACTATGCAGAAGCTGGCACTAAGAAGGACAACTCTATCCTGGAAATCAGGGAAACTTCTTTTCAGATGTTACCAATAAGCAATGAACCCATCTCGAAGGAGGAGTTTGTAATACACACCATATTTCCTCCTAATGGAATGAATCTGTACAAAAACAATCACAGTGAAAGCAGTAGTAACCGAAGCTACAGAGACAGTGGTATTCCAGACTCAGATCACTCACACTCATGA